In Streptomyces sp. 840.1, one DNA window encodes the following:
- a CDS encoding MBL fold metallo-hydrolase has translation MSITGGDVVDLGRGLHAWLPPKRGWGLANCGLLVSPRGALWIDTPYDPVLAGQFLAESTKLLPAGVSIDRVIVTHANGDHFWGAGVLPDAEIIATREAREHIHYEPTPKQQHALVNGGDPAGPLGDYLGRHFGLFDWSQTEPVKPTTYFTGELELTLGEYPVRITALPPAHTAGDLMVHLPAQSAVFSGDIIFSSTPGQPGDHPIHWAGPLSNVIAACEQVLATGAETVVPGHGPVLDRAGVREHIAYLEYVRERAHTLHAAGVPAPEAARRVIAEGRYPGLGLPERLVVTIGSEYRQLDGSEMPGVLQVMTEVAVLAREVEHAREPAGAVE, from the coding sequence ATGTCGATCACGGGTGGAGACGTCGTTGACCTGGGGCGGGGCCTGCACGCATGGCTCCCGCCGAAGCGGGGCTGGGGGCTGGCCAACTGCGGCCTTCTCGTCTCGCCCCGCGGCGCGCTCTGGATCGACACCCCGTACGACCCGGTACTCGCGGGGCAGTTCCTGGCCGAGAGCACGAAGCTGCTGCCCGCCGGTGTCTCCATCGACCGGGTGATCGTCACGCACGCCAACGGCGACCACTTCTGGGGCGCGGGCGTGCTCCCGGACGCGGAGATCATCGCGACCCGCGAGGCCCGGGAGCACATCCACTACGAGCCCACCCCCAAGCAGCAGCACGCGCTGGTCAACGGAGGCGACCCGGCCGGACCGCTCGGCGACTACCTCGGTCGCCACTTCGGCCTGTTCGACTGGTCGCAGACCGAACCGGTCAAGCCGACCACCTACTTCACCGGGGAGCTCGAACTGACCCTGGGGGAGTACCCCGTCCGGATCACCGCCCTGCCGCCCGCCCACACCGCCGGTGACCTGATGGTCCACCTGCCCGCCCAGAGCGCCGTGTTCAGCGGCGACATCATCTTCTCCTCGACACCCGGGCAGCCCGGCGACCACCCGATCCACTGGGCGGGCCCGCTGAGCAACGTGATCGCGGCCTGCGAACAGGTGCTGGCCACCGGTGCCGAGACCGTCGTGCCGGGCCACGGACCCGTCCTCGACCGGGCCGGGGTACGCGAACACATCGCCTATCTGGAGTACGTACGGGAACGGGCCCATACCCTCCACGCCGCCGGGGTGCCCGCGCCGGAAGCGGCCCGCCGGGTGATCGCCGAAGGCCGCTACCCCGGGCTCGGGCTCCCCGAGCGGCTGGTGGTGACGATCGGCAGCGAGTACCGGCAGCTGGACGGCTCCGAGATGCCGGGGGTCCTCCAGGTGATGACCGAGGTGGCCGTGCTGGCACGCGAAGTGGAACACGCCCGTGAACCCGCGGGCGCGGTGGAGTGA
- a CDS encoding Gfo/Idh/MocA family protein — translation MSDLRLGVIGLGLRRSIAMSAHHPGQGSAITAVCDLDPEVRSREAERFGTDVAVEDYKLLLGRDDIDAVIVATPDDTHEAIAIDALRAGKAVFVEKPLGITVESCDNVLRAAYETGTRLYVGHNMRHMGVVRLMRDIIARGDIGEPKAVWVRHFVGYGGDYYFKDWHADRTRTTGLLLQKAAHDIDVLHWLAGGYTRRVNALGDLLVYGDLPRREPDTPRPDNWLREFDWPPTARKDLHHIVDVEDVSVMNMQLDNGVVAAYQQCHFTPDYWRNYTVIGTEGRLENFGDSPGDEVKVWNTGPSGYRADADITYRVPEAGGSHGGGDTRIMAEFCRFVRDGGVTDTSPVAARMSVAAGVLATRSLREGGAPYDVPALDPGLVAYFERGQVRA, via the coding sequence GTGTCAGACCTGCGACTCGGCGTCATCGGACTCGGCCTGCGCCGTTCCATCGCGATGTCCGCCCACCACCCCGGACAGGGTTCGGCGATCACCGCCGTCTGCGACCTCGACCCCGAGGTGCGCAGCCGCGAGGCCGAGCGCTTCGGTACGGACGTCGCGGTCGAGGACTACAAGCTGCTCCTCGGCCGGGACGACATCGACGCGGTCATCGTCGCGACGCCCGACGACACCCACGAGGCCATCGCGATCGACGCGCTGCGGGCCGGTAAGGCCGTCTTCGTCGAGAAGCCGCTCGGGATCACCGTCGAGAGCTGCGACAACGTCCTGCGCGCCGCGTACGAGACCGGGACCCGGCTCTACGTCGGCCACAACATGCGGCACATGGGCGTCGTGCGGCTGATGCGCGACATCATCGCCCGGGGCGACATCGGCGAGCCCAAGGCCGTCTGGGTGCGGCACTTCGTCGGCTACGGCGGCGACTACTACTTCAAGGACTGGCACGCCGACCGGACCCGGACCACGGGTCTGCTGCTCCAGAAGGCCGCGCACGACATCGACGTACTGCACTGGCTGGCCGGCGGCTACACCCGGCGCGTCAACGCGCTCGGCGACCTGCTGGTCTACGGCGACCTGCCGCGGCGCGAGCCGGACACCCCGCGTCCCGACAACTGGCTGCGCGAGTTCGACTGGCCGCCGACCGCCCGCAAGGACCTGCACCACATCGTGGACGTCGAGGACGTCTCCGTGATGAACATGCAGCTCGACAACGGCGTCGTCGCCGCCTACCAGCAGTGCCACTTCACCCCGGACTACTGGCGCAACTACACCGTCATCGGCACCGAGGGGCGGCTGGAGAACTTCGGTGACAGTCCCGGCGACGAGGTCAAGGTCTGGAACACCGGCCCCAGCGGCTACCGCGCCGACGCCGACATCACCTACCGGGTCCCGGAGGCGGGCGGCTCGCACGGCGGCGGGGACACCCGGATCATGGCGGAGTTCTGCCGGTTCGTGCGCGACGGAGGCGTCACCGACACCTCGCCGGTCGCCGCCCGGATGAGCGTCGCGGCCGGTGTGCTCGCGACGCGGTCGCTGCGTGAGGGCGGTGCGCCGTACGACGTGCCGGCGCTCGACCCCGGGCTGGTCGCGTACTTCGAACGCGGTCAGGTCCGCGCCTGA